From the Hoplias malabaricus isolate fHopMal1 chromosome 6, fHopMal1.hap1, whole genome shotgun sequence genome, the window CTGTGGTAGTTCTGCAGCTCTGTAGAGTTCGCAGAAGCCTGGGAGCACAAATGACGAATGAAAATATTCAGACTTGAACCTTTAAATACAGAAGGTAAAGTGCACTGCAGTGTATTATACACTAATTTGTTCGTATTATGTAATTATGATGTTGCATTTAAATAGCATAGAAAAAACACAATAACTGTATCTCTGACAGTGCGTTAGCCGTAAACACTCGTCTCACCTTTGGGTCCCCTTCATAGATAACCTGGCCCATGAAGTCAGTGTAGAACACGGCCTCTGCAATGATGGAGAACCAGGTGAGCAGATGGCAGGCACACAGGCGCAGCAGCTCTTTGGGCATCTTCAGCATGGACATCCAGAGCAGCCGGACGGTGGTCTCTACCTCGCCCTCCTCGCTCTCCGTGTCCCCGCTGGATGTGGTGTTTCCGCTCTGGTGCcgagctctctctctccggcCCCTTTTCTGCCTCTGCTGCATCTCGTAGATGTCGTTCATGCTGCGCGAGGGTTTGATGAGCACGGCGGCGTTGGCACGGCGGTAGCGGTAGCGGTGTGACCCCAGCCGGCCGTAGTAGGAGAAAGTGCAGGAAGACTGGCGGTAGAAAGTGTGGCGGCGGCGGCGGATGGATGCGGTGTAACAAGAGGCTTTAGCTCCAGAGGAAGGGAGAGGTCTGGAGTGACCGTTGGCTGTGTGTCCGTTCAGGACTTTGGAGTCACCCTGCTGACCGTGGAGAGGCACATCCTCGCCCTCAGGCTCTGGATCATGCAAAAAAGCAGAGAGCCGACTGAAGCGACCACGGAGGAGCTCCTGACTGCCGGCGCTGACGCTGCTGCTGCGGCGCGGGGGAGAGCCGTGATATGAAGACAGACGATCCTGGAAGAAGAGACAGACATTTGAGGCGAAGGTAAAAGCCTGGTCTTGTTTCCCTTGTCCAGTAACTACTACACGAATAAAAAAAGTTTTCGAGTATTTAAAAAGTTGTAAGGTAactgtagtgtatttttaaaatgagaatTGGCATTGTATTCAACAACAAACAATCTACAGAAGAATTTGTTGGAAAACGGCGAGaggagtttattgggcgctgcattcGTTACGAGCTCCATCAAGAAAaagttctgttcttggggataatattgtatccaaaagtacatgTGCGTTTGGGTTTAGACGATTTACAGAAGGGGATTTTAATGAAAGCAATGGAATTTTAATGAAACCTGGAAGATGGAGGGCTCGATCTGGCGCAGAAACAAGACTTCATGGTCCAGGTGCTCCAGTGTGGCATCAGCCATGGCCAGCACAGAGTCGCTTTTGCTCCGGACCAGTTCTACTTCTAGGAAGTCCAGCTCCAGGTCATGTTCGGAGCGTACATCTGCTGAAGGAGCATATCGCTCATAGGGGTCATAGGGCTCGTCCTCGTGGATCAGGTCCAGCGGTGTCTGAGTGGACGGTGGACCCAGGAGGCCGTTTAGTTTGACAGAGGAGGAGGCGGCATCAGCGTCATCGTCTAAGCGGTCCTGCTGGGGGCTGTACTGCTCTTCCTCGATACTGAAGAGATGCAGCGTCACAGAGATAATGAACAGCACAGCGGCGAACACGAACAGAATCTGCTCTTGGGATTTGAACGCCTGCCCCAGGAAGGTGTGCGTCCAGTCGAGGCCACCAAGAGCGTATCCCACAGCGCCTCCCAGTccttaaaatacacaaaaacaacaggtcATTTAGATTTTCACCCTTATAGCAGCGGTAAATAGTCATGGagatgtcattcattcattatctgtaaccctcatccagttcagggtcacggtgggcccagagcctacaccctggagggggcgctagtccattgcagggtgacacacactcacacattcacacctacagacacttttgagtcaccaatccacctaccaatgggCCCATCCACATTTATTACTACAACAGTTTTCATAAGGTCCATTTCATAGTCTTCACACCTGCTGAGAAGGCATGGATGTTGAGGGCCATATCCTGCTCCTCTGTGTCGGCCACGTCCAGGAGATACGCTCGTATCGGCCCTTCGGCCGCATCGGCACAGAAGTCCAGCACCACCACACCCAGCACGGTCAGCACGATGCCTATGGGCTGCCGGTTGGGCTCGTCACCTATAGCCAAACCTGTCAGAAAGCATAGGGACACATGAGAACCACGCAATAAaacaacagacagagacagaggcaggtGTCACTCCTCCTCTCCTGACCCCACATTCATGTAAATCTATGAGAAGAAGAAGGAGCAGAAATGAGCAGCAGCAAGTGAGAAGGCGAGAGGAGACTCGTGTGAGAAGATTCAGAAACAATGGAAATGACTAGCTGTTGttgagacaaaaacaaaaaccccaCAGCATTGATAATATCCCATAATTcatcacactctttctctctagctgtttttaaaaatctcatAACTCCCCAGATATCTTTCTTTTAAGCTACATGTCTTTCTGTACACTCGAGTGCAGCATCATCCACAATAGCCAGCTGCCCAGGTTGACAACGGCATGTCGACAAAAAACAGGTCACAAGTAGTGTAGTGTGAACAGTGCAGCAGCTGCGAGGTTGTGAAAGTAGTGTGGTGTGCACTTGCCATCAGTAAACACCATTGACCCGCACTCATGTGCCCTACTTCCTCCCACGAATCCCTGGACTACAGCAGAACAGAAGCAGAGAGATCAGTCTGTTGCACGTAGACTAGGCTACAGACTAATTACAATCAGCCCTGGtaatcaatcaatcagaaaCCATGTGTGAATACTCTATGTGCTCTGGTGTTTTGCATGTGCATGTGCACGTATGCGCAGATCCGGTATGGATTACAGTATACAAGGCACATACTGCGAACGAACCTATCCCACATAGCCCTGGGGAAACATTCACATCCCATAATGTATCGCTGCTGTGACCTTGGCGCTGGATGCATTCTGGGTTATGTTGTTGTGCTGGCCAGCATTGTGAATATCACACACTGATTCTTTCTATGGGATTAGGGCCATGGTCGTAGCATCTGATGCCATCATGATATAACAGAGTGTTTACAGTGGCTCCAGAAATGAGCTGGTGTTCTGCTGAGCTGAATTTCCATTTTACCCTGCTGAGGAAAAAAAGGTCCAATAGGCCAAAGAAACCAATGAGAAAATCTCTTGAAAGCAAAGGGCTGTATATGTGCCTTGAATTTTCAGCTTCAAagacattgtgatgctccaccgacctgtaacagggagaatagagcctctgtctttgctactccaggctcagcactacagaaactgcactatgtaactgttggcggcgggtaggaaaccaccacacCTCCCTCCCAGGACAgtactgtaaaatataatatatacactCCTGTAGGGGgaccccaggagcaaaaataacaaatctgaCCTAGTGATTCTTTAAAGTTAGAGTCTCTCTCTTTATAAAACGTTGAGGGTGTTTTACATTAGGACGACACTGAGAGGTAATGAGCCACTTCGAGAGAGTTTGGCTTCGAACCTTGCCTCCTGAGTCACAGCTTTCTCTTCTTCCCAAGATCGTTTCCTCACCAGGAAGGTGGGGCACCTCCGACGATGCAACCGAATTGAGCCCCCACTTCCGTCCTGCTTCTGGGAGCTCGGGCCCCAGTTAGAAGGAGAACATGAGGAAATAAAGGAACAGTTCGTTGAAGAATAAAATGAAGATTAGATTGTAATATAGCTACAGACATGAATCTTCAATTCTGAAAGCTGCCCATTTAGAGTCAGAAAAGATCTACACAGGGACTGTTAGAGATGATGTAACTGCTGGACATCTGTGTTCCTTCACTTGTTAGCCACCTTAGTCCTGTCCAAGAGAGTGTGTACACCCGCTCAACCACAATCACTCTGAGATATAAAGCATATTTACAGGTAGTTTGTCCTCGTTTGccgcagtaacagcctctactcctTTAGGAAGCCTTTACATCAGACGTTCAAACAGTTCTCAGAAAGCAACTAAACCAACAAAGAATCTTCTTAAGCTCTGAATGCTGTGAAAGATGAGAGGAGACAAGCAGAGGGTAGAAAGATAGTGAgatcatgagagagagagagatacagagatatATATAGTGAGAGTGTAAGAGAGCAGGAGAAGCGGTGTAGCTCTCATGTCGAAGCAGGGTGAGTAGTAAGCGAAGGCTTTTCTTTCCGACAATGGAGCGAACGCTGCAGACAGGAGACAGGAAGTTGTTCCAGATAGCCAATGAAAGGTAAAAAAGGGGCACAACAGGAAACATTTCCCTGTGAACTGGTTCCTAGTCCTTTCCCATGTCACCAAGACGGACACAAACCGGGTTCACGGTCACAAACACGGCACTCACTACGGGCAACACAGACTGGTTTCCTGACAAGAATAAAAGACTGATACTTCAAGTACTGGAAATACAGATGTCACATTTAGTTGTGGAGGATTTGGTGTGATTTTCTGCTAAATGTACAGTGCGTATTGTCGCTGTACAATCAACAACATACATCCTTATTCTggtcaatttttagtttactacatcatttgaacacagcagcggtccttcacactgtgtgtaaatttcacgatgaatgaatcaataaaaacgctccaaaatgactctgaatgAATCTTTTTACATCGTCTTCCACTGAAAATACAGTGTTTTTCCTGATGCTGGAAAATGAACAATGACTACTGTACTTTATGGCCATTTTGACTGAAAACTACATGATGACTCTGACTTTGCATGTTGATGTATACCTGTGTTTTGAATGTGTTTCAGAACAGCTGCAGGTCTGAGGGGAGATTTAAGAGCACTGCCACGTGCACTGAGCCAAAGCTAGCGTTACTAAGTGTTCCTAGACACTTGCTTGATGACCCCCTTGGGCCCTTTAATAATCAGGAGAGTATGTCTCCTGCAGGGACAGCTCACactctctgaacacacacacacacacacacacacacacacacacacacacacacacacactgacctcccACCCCCAGTGTTTCAGGCACAATCTGTTTTCAGTAAACTATTCAATGGAGTGGTGTTAGAAAATCAACTAGAGAAAGAACACTGTGCCAGTAAGAcagattctgattggctgtcttgAATCATGTGTCTTTTTAAAAGCAGTCTAGACTGAATCATTCCTTAAAACATCAGCATAGTCTGTGTGTGCAGTGGCACTGATCTCCATTTGTCCTGGAATGAGGTAAACTGAGAGCGGGAAGCAATCAGAGCTCATCTCCAACACCTGAAACCTCTCTCAGTGCAGCCAATCAGTAGCTAATGGGAGATCACTAATGGCTTGACATTGATCGTCCTTAGAGCTCGATCAGATTTAGATACAGCATCCACATTTTCAATCGCCATCAGCCTCTCTGCTTTGAGACGAGTGATACAGCACTGACCCGTAATATAATTCATACTGTAGAGAATGAGCTCAGCTACAGCTCCATTGGAgctggattagttttacctgggGATGTATTGTAATTTACGTGATTACTGCTCCAAATGTGCTATGTCTGATGCTCTAATTCCAAAGTGAATTACCTTCTGCATTTCACTGAAGCACCATCAGTAGACAGAGTTATATTTGAATTGATTTCACAGTAATGTAATAACAAAACTGGCCTTGTGtcttaacttgtggaaaaagcTATGCACTGTTAGCACTCAGGAGCCTCAGTACGCCATAAAGAATAAAGATGATGTGGTTACAAGAgttttttacattacatttggatttaaattttctattaatatccttttttattatttctttttatttagtACATTtgctattatttttattttattgctatTTTTAGTAGAACaccatggtggtgcagcaggtaggcgttgcagtcacacagctccaaggacctggaggttgtgggtttgactgtctgtgaggagtgtggtgtgttctccctgtgtctgcgtgggtttcctccgggtgactgtctgtgaggagtgtggtgtgttctccctgtgtctgcgtgggtttcctccggatgaccatctgtgaggagtgtggtgtgttctccctgtgtctgcgtgggtttcctccggatgaccatcggtgaggagtgtggtgtgttctccctgtgtctgcgtgggtttcctccgggtgactgtctgtgaggagtgtggtgtgttctctctgtgtctgcgtgggtttcctccgggtgactgtctgtgaggagtgtggtgtgttctctctgtgtctgcgtgggtttcctccgggtgactgtctgtgaggagtgtggtgtgttctccctgtgtctgcgtgggtttcctccggatgaccatctgtgaggagtgtggtgtgttctccctgtgtctgcgtgtgtttcctccggatgaccatcggtgaggagtgtggtgtgttctccctgtgtctgcgtgggtttcctccggatgaccatctgtgaggagtgtggtgtgttctccctgtgtctgcgtgggtttcctccgggtgactgtctgtgaggggtgtggtgtgttctccttgtgtctgcgtgggtttcctccaggtgattgtctgtgaggagtgtagtgtattctccctgtgtctgcgtgggtttcctccgggtgactgtctgtgaggagtgtagtgtattctccctgtgtctgcgtggatttcctccgggtgactgtctgtgaggagtgtagtgtattctccctgtgtctgcgtgggtttcctccgggtgactgtctgtgaggagtgtagtgtattctctctgtgtctgcgtgggtttcctccgggtgactgtctgtgaggagtgtggtgtgttctccctgtgtctgcgtgggtttcctccgggtgctccggtgtcctcccacggtccaaaaacacatgttggtaggtggattgacgactcaagggtgttcataggtgtgagtgtgtgtgtgtgtgttttgccttgtgaaggactggttccTTACTGTAAATTTACTAATTTGACTTCATACATCATCCCAAGGTAAAACTAATCCAACTccaagtgtgtgtttgacacAGCAGATGTGTTACACACTCTGCAGCCTGTGTTTATGAGAACTTCGTGCATGAGACCTGTTCTCATTCACAGTGTTCAGTCTCAGGGTCAAAGCCCTGGAGTATTCTAAGGCTGTGTTGTTGTGAAcaagaacattttaattaacTTGCTATAAAATAGAGATAATAGGACAGTCTCAATAGAAAAGTCTCAGGTGATTTCACGGCTGCCGGCTGGAGCTGTGGCTCAGAGAGAGGCAGAGTAGTTCTCAGTGTAAGAATTCCTGTCTGAAATAGAAAATACAGCAGCTGACTGATGCTGGCGTTCTGTTACGCAGTGCCAAGCGCCGCAGCGTTCCTGTGAAAAATCACACCAGCTCCGTGCTCTCTGGGCCCCCAGAATCCCAGTCGCACCCAGAAATTAAATGAGGAATTAACGCTGTCAGAAAAGTGACTGGGACACAGAAGCCAAAGGTTGCGTGACTGAATGTAAAATGACTGCTTACTGACGTCTTGAATGAATCATGACTTGAGGCCTGACCAGTTTGGCACACAGTACTTTCCTGGACATATATGCCACATATCAATTATACAAACcttaatataatatacattaacAGTAATAGTACTGAATGAATTCATATCAATATAAGCAGGAACATTTAAGTATGTAACCTTTGACTGAGTCTGTGGGCTGATTTACAGAAAAGACACACTAAAGTTGTATGAAAGTATGAAGGTATGGACTATGTActctcctgtccccagtcctggaacTCACCTATGAGAGATCCGTTAAGGAAGAGCGCGACTCCGAGCAGAACGCCCACACACAGAGCCAGGATAAAGGGCCGGCGGCGTCCCCAGGGCAGAGTGCAGCGGTCACTCGCCGAGCCAATCAGAGGAGTGAACATGAGGCCGAGGATTGGGCTCAGGAACCACACCAAGCTATAGTACTGTTCTGGAAGACCTGGAGGAAACAAGAGCACAAAGTGGTGTTTAATTAGATTAATAACAGACCTTCGATTTGAGACGGGGGATTAGTTCACAGAGGATGACACTCGGTATCCAACAGCCAACAGCTTATAGCCAACATTTGATTTGACTTATTATAGCtcttgaaaagcactatattgTTATTGCtcatcttattattattatagtgcaTGAAAACTCCAGGAAcaactgctgtatctgatccactcacaacacacactaacacaccacctcaacgtcaatgtcactgcagtgctgagaatgatccactatcacatcatacctgctctcttacacacaatatcacacacactcacacactaggCATTTCCTTCCAAAAATGCAAATCTAGTTTTATTGCAGTTATTCTACATTACTGtagattttttatgtttttctgcactattatttatgttttattgcatttttttaattcatttatctCCTATTTAAATGTATACATCTGTAATAACATTAGGTCCCTTTGGTCTTTGGTATTTTTCACTGCTGTAACTACAATTTCCCTCTGGAAAGTGATCTTTTTAAGACAATCTCAGAAGAGTAGCAGCTTCCTATAAATAACCTACATTTTAGAAGGAATACATAGACAGGTGTCCTCAAACTTTTGGCCATCCTTTGTATATGGCTTAGGGAGAATAAATGTGTTCTGCCTGTGGGTGTTTGGAGCTGGAGCAGATTTGCAGTCTGCATTATTAATATCATCATTGTTTCTGGTTGTGGTCAGCAGATTTTCTCTAAATAGGCTTTGCATTCCACAATCTATGTGTATTTGTCTTCAAACTTTCTCtgacccctacacacacacacacacacacacacacacacacacacacacatgtccaaGCCCATTTAAGGACCTGATCCACTAAAAAAGAgctatgtatttttaaaggacTGACCACTGGGCCGTTTGGCAGATTTTTATAGGATTATTAGCCGCACGCTGTTTTCCATGACGCTTTATTTAATGCTTTGATCCGGTGTGAGTCGGTCAAGAGACACTCGTCGTTCAACTACAGCAAAACCATTTAACTTTCCAGTTCCACTCCAATTCTAACCACACTTCATATGCCCTGTAAACAGTAAAGGGTGCTGCAAAGAGTAGGTCACGGTATACAGTAAGGGGATGTGTATTCAACTAATTTTTCAGGTTTCCCTTACAGCTAAGGACAGTACTTTTATGTCCAGTAGTAAGTAAATgtttggacacccctggtcAAAGCAGTATATAATCCTCCACAGAGAACATGTTTCCCCACATGTTGTGGAGTGCCCAAACTTCAACACACGGCTGGATCTGTGACCTCAGAGCTCCAGAGGGTGTGTAGGAGTGAGATAAAGACCGGGCAGTGACTGATAAGCACTAAAAGTGAGAGTGTGCATGACTTAAACTTGGCCTTGTCTaccattaaaaaatatcttttggTTCCAAAGCATAGCCCCTCTAACGTTCAGGGTCATGCTTCAGTGTTTAAGAAACGCCTGAGGACAAatccaatcagccataacattaaaacaacctTGTCTCTAGGTGTGATGtgggcggtggatcattctcagcaccgcagtgacactgatgtggagctggtggtgtgttagagtttcttgtgctggtgcgagtggatcagacacagcagtgctgctggagtgctactgtgcccactcactgtccaacctttgttccaccttgtagctgtaaagtcagagacagtagctcatctgctgctgcacagtttgtgttagtcgtcctctagtccttcatcagtgacacaggacgctgcccacaggacactgttggctggacatTTTGGGTTGGTGGAACCTCTcataccagctcaacacacattaacacaccaccaggaTGCCAGTgtctacaaagtgcacctggatggtcagtggagctcataAAAATAGACCgtggttgtaaaagcaaagaggtatttttaatgttttggctgattggtgaAAATTACTATtcaaaagtataaaatcaatagttttaatgaataataaagaaGCATTGGTGgcacaaaaatgtataaaacgaCAGCAATTCTCAGcaactttacacaaaaaaaaaccatgaAGCCCCTAATAACGAATGGgtctaaattaatttaataatattattaaacagTTTTGATTCAATGttaataattgtattaataGCCACAATAGCAGACAACCAAACCTTCATTATTAATAGTTAATTAGTCTTTATTAATGTGAACCAATCAGAGACGAAGGGTAGGAGGTAAGACCGGCTAAAGCCCATTTCTGATTGGAGTCATTCTGAAAGCATTAGCATGTCTCCAATATTATTTTCACTGGCAGTGGTGAAGTTAGTCCAGGCAAAAAAAACTGACTGTAGGTCAGTGCCGGTGCTTCAGGAAACGCGATCCTTTCTCACCAGCCCAGGGATGTGGCCCCCTGAAGAGGACGGAAAGTTACAGCAGAGGGTTAAGAGAAATTCAGAGTGTTAGAGTGAGTCAAAGTGAAGTGTGTCAGTAGAGTGTACTGGAGGGTGGGCAACACCAGAGTAGATTAGGGTTAAGTCTTGGCCAAGGACCCCTATTAGCAACTATAATTATTCAGATTCAGACCCTCTACACATTTCAGCTGATGAGACCCATGGTGCTGTTGCGCAATGAGAATGTCTGTTGTACCAAAGGGAATGAGGCCAGCGTGTGCTCTCCTGGCCTCCTGGTCATGTATGGTTTGTAAAACATATATAAGAAAGATACTGCTTGCTCCATCCCTCATGGCCTGCAgcagtg encodes:
- the LOC136699382 gene encoding solute carrier family 45 member 4, with translation MPNAMAPQNTDADTMQVQEVVVVPAKAVTGSSGGDGGGGGRANGVGGTTGRDLESQDESASEGSIDRIPLRQWVMHGAIMFGREFCYAMETALVTPVLLQIGLPEQYYSLVWFLSPILGLMFTPLIGSASDRCTLPWGRRRPFILALCVGVLLGVALFLNGSLIGLAIGDEPNRQPIGIVLTVLGVVVLDFCADAAEGPIRAYLLDVADTEEQDMALNIHAFSAGLGGAVGYALGGLDWTHTFLGQAFKSQEQILFVFAAVLFIISVTLHLFSIEEEQYSPQQDRLDDDADAASSSVKLNGLLGPPSTQTPLDLIHEDEPYDPYERYAPSADVRSEHDLELDFLEVELVRSKSDSVLAMADATLEHLDHEVLFLRQIEPSIFQDRLSSYHGSPPRRSSSVSAGSQELLRGRFSRLSAFLHDPEPEGEDVPLHGQQGDSKVLNGHTANGHSRPLPSSGAKASCYTASIRRRRHTFYRQSSCTFSYYGRLGSHRYRYRRANAAVLIKPSRSMNDIYEMQQRQKRGRRERARHQSGNTTSSGDTESEEGEVETTVRLLWMSMLKMPKELLRLCACHLLTWFSIIAEAVFYTDFMGQVIYEGDPKASANSTELQNYHRGVQMGCWGLVIYAATAAVCSAFLQKYLDNFDLSIKVIYIMGTLGFSIGTAVMAIFPNVYVSMVMISSMGIISMSISYCPYALLGQYHDIKEYIHHSPGNSKRGFGIDCAILSCQVYISQILVASALGAVVDAVGSVRVIPIVASAGSFLGFLTSCFLVIYPGEGEGAKGEQSKALTSSSNGHAEHSVAEKPSVLKLTRKGTATTTCSVECESTL